One Deltaproteobacteria bacterium DNA segment encodes these proteins:
- the gyrB gene encoding DNA topoisomerase (ATP-hydrolyzing) subunit B yields MESVKPKAEVEQYGASSIKILEGLEAVRKRPAMYIGSTGAPGLHHLVYEVVDNAVDEHLAGQGTTIDICIHVDNSITVVDRGRGIPVDMHPTEKVSAAQVVLTKLHAGGKFENSAYKVSGGLHGVGVSCVNALSVLLEVEIHRDGRVWHQVYQRGVPKAPLKMMGETNHTGTKVTFKPDHEIFEVLEYSFDTLAGRLRELAFLNAGLNIKISDERSGKEASFLYEGGISSFVEHLNEKRVGLMKDPIHLQAETEDDVIVEIAMAWNDAYDERIYTFANNIRTVDGGTHLVGFRAALTRTINAYATKNNLLKNLKDNPSGEDIREGLAAVVSVKLPRPQFEGQTKGKLGNSEIKGVVESIVNERFGDWLEEHPPEAKKIVGKVVDACRARVAARKARETVRRKGALDSSSLPGKLADCQSKDPSDSELYIVEGDSAGGSAKQGRDRRSQAILPLRGKILNVEKARFDKMLSSNEITTLITALGTGIGHDDFDIEKIRYHRIIVMTDADVDGSHIRTLLLTFFFRQMPEVVEKGYLYIAQPPLYRVARKKRTDYLKDDEALQDYLLRLAGESAHLERGADGGSSTVEGAALQDLLESVLTYRKILDRVGKRRDGRIVDAFLRATDLDGEVLSDSAAVSKAITEAEGYLERRYPDARALVSQSHDAEHDRKQISVLTRMAGVERETVLSWEFLGSPEFKELRQLANAFRVHGEGPFRVLFGGSNDASEAETLDAAVDTILEGSKKGLSVQRYKGLGEMNPDQLWETTMDPETRTLLQVRVDDSVEADSIFSVLMGDQVEPRREFIERNALDVANLDV; encoded by the coding sequence TTGGAGTCCGTCAAGCCAAAGGCCGAGGTCGAGCAGTACGGTGCCTCTTCCATCAAGATCCTCGAGGGCCTCGAGGCGGTCCGCAAGCGGCCCGCGATGTACATCGGCTCCACCGGTGCGCCGGGCCTCCACCACCTCGTGTACGAGGTCGTCGACAACGCGGTCGACGAGCACCTCGCCGGGCAGGGCACCACGATCGACATCTGCATCCACGTCGACAACTCGATCACCGTCGTCGATCGGGGCCGCGGCATCCCGGTGGACATGCACCCCACCGAGAAGGTCAGCGCGGCGCAGGTCGTCCTGACCAAGCTCCACGCCGGCGGCAAGTTCGAGAACTCGGCCTACAAGGTCTCCGGCGGCCTGCACGGCGTCGGCGTCTCCTGCGTGAACGCGCTCTCCGTCCTCCTCGAGGTGGAGATCCACCGCGACGGCCGGGTCTGGCACCAGGTCTATCAGCGGGGGGTCCCCAAGGCCCCGCTGAAGATGATGGGCGAGACCAACCACACCGGCACCAAGGTCACCTTCAAGCCCGACCACGAGATCTTCGAGGTCCTCGAGTACAGCTTCGACACCCTCGCCGGCCGCCTGCGCGAGCTCGCCTTCCTCAACGCCGGCCTGAACATCAAGATCAGCGACGAGCGCTCGGGCAAGGAGGCCTCCTTCCTCTACGAGGGTGGCATCAGCTCCTTCGTCGAGCACCTCAACGAGAAGCGCGTCGGGCTGATGAAGGATCCGATCCACCTCCAGGCCGAGACCGAGGACGACGTCATCGTCGAGATCGCCATGGCCTGGAACGACGCCTACGACGAGCGGATCTACACCTTCGCCAACAACATCCGCACCGTCGACGGCGGCACCCACCTGGTGGGCTTCCGGGCCGCGCTCACCCGGACCATCAACGCCTACGCCACCAAGAACAACCTGCTGAAGAACCTCAAGGACAACCCCTCCGGTGAGGACATCCGGGAGGGCCTCGCGGCGGTGGTGAGCGTGAAGCTCCCCCGGCCCCAGTTCGAGGGGCAGACCAAGGGAAAGCTCGGCAACTCCGAGATCAAGGGCGTCGTCGAGTCCATCGTGAACGAGCGCTTCGGCGACTGGCTCGAGGAGCACCCCCCCGAGGCGAAGAAGATCGTCGGCAAGGTGGTCGACGCCTGCCGGGCCCGGGTCGCCGCGCGCAAGGCGCGGGAGACCGTGCGCCGCAAGGGAGCCCTCGACTCCAGCTCGCTGCCGGGCAAGCTCGCCGACTGCCAGTCCAAGGACCCCAGCGACTCCGAGCTCTACATCGTCGAGGGTGACTCGGCAGGTGGGTCCGCCAAGCAGGGGCGCGACCGCCGCTCGCAGGCGATCCTCCCGCTGCGCGGCAAGATCCTCAACGTGGAGAAGGCCCGCTTCGACAAGATGCTCTCCAGCAACGAGATCACCACGCTGATCACCGCGCTGGGCACGGGCATCGGGCACGACGACTTCGACATCGAGAAGATCCGCTACCACCGGATCATCGTGATGACCGACGCAGACGTCGACGGCAGCCACATCCGCACCCTGCTGCTCACCTTCTTCTTCCGGCAGATGCCCGAGGTGGTGGAAAAGGGCTACCTCTACATCGCCCAGCCGCCCCTCTACCGGGTCGCCCGCAAGAAGAGGACCGACTACCTCAAGGACGACGAGGCCCTGCAGGACTACCTCCTGCGCCTGGCCGGCGAGAGCGCCCACCTGGAGCGGGGCGCCGACGGCGGGTCCTCCACCGTCGAGGGGGCGGCGCTGCAGGACCTCCTCGAGTCGGTGCTGACCTACCGCAAGATCCTCGATCGGGTGGGCAAGCGGAGGGACGGACGGATCGTCGACGCCTTCCTGCGAGCCACGGACCTCGACGGCGAGGTCCTCTCCGACAGCGCGGCCGTGAGCAAGGCCATCACCGAGGCCGAAGGGTATCTCGAGCGCCGCTATCCGGACGCCCGGGCCCTGGTGAGCCAGAGCCACGACGCCGAGCACGACCGCAAGCAGATCAGCGTGCTCACCCGCATGGCCGGCGTCGAGCGCGAGACCGTGCTCTCCTGGGAGTTCCTCGGCTCACCCGAGTTCAAGGAGCTGCGCCAGCTGGCCAACGCCTTCCGGGTGCACGGGGAGGGGCCCTTCCGGGTCCTCTTCGGCGGCTCGAATGACGCGAGCGAGGCCGAGACCCTCGACGCCGCGGTCGACACCATCCTCGAGGGCTCGAAGAAGGGCCTCTCGGTCCAGCGCTACAAGGGCCTGGGCGAGATGAACCCCGACCAGCTCTGGGAGACCACCATGGATCCAGAGACCCGCACCCTCCTGCAGGTGCGGGTGGACGACTCGGTCGAGGCCGACTCGATCTTCAGCGTCCTGATGGGCGATCAGGTCGAGCCCCGGCGCGAGTTCATCGAGCGCAACGCGCTCGACGTCGCCAACCTGGATGTGTAG
- a CDS encoding DNA replication/repair protein RecF, with amino-acid sequence MSGRLLEHRVRDFRNLARVEVELCEGLNVLLGANGQGKTSFLESIYFLSTQRALRGSRLVELVRIGAERSEIQAKVVGELTSHLTLKVQAGRRQALIGEKAERSLSRWSSLLPVIAFTPDDLAVAKGGPAERRQWLDRAVFARRPSHLEAIRRYRRAVASRNRLLRDAKPGLEHALASFDPVVAQAGAEVIQGRRQVTDELTLPMVRILETIVGTKVEAAMVYRSTAEEGQEPSRAAAELEGRLMEALRRHRAEDRARRRTCVGPHVDEIELSLHGRPLRTYGSQGQQRSVVLALKIAEIENLQERAGVTPLLLLDDISSELDPERNAHLLDYLQRFPGQALLTTTDLSHLSPARLSGARIFQVEEGRVEPRAEGGNPS; translated from the coding sequence GTGAGCGGGAGGCTGCTCGAGCACCGCGTCCGGGACTTCCGCAACCTCGCCCGGGTCGAGGTCGAGCTCTGCGAGGGGCTCAACGTGCTCCTCGGCGCGAACGGCCAGGGGAAGACCAGCTTCCTCGAGTCGATCTACTTCCTCTCCACCCAGCGGGCGCTGCGCGGCTCTCGCCTCGTCGAGCTGGTGCGCATCGGCGCGGAGCGCTCCGAGATCCAGGCGAAGGTCGTCGGCGAGCTCACCTCGCACCTCACGCTGAAGGTGCAGGCGGGCCGCCGTCAGGCGCTCATCGGAGAGAAGGCCGAGCGCTCCCTCTCGCGCTGGTCCTCGCTCCTGCCGGTGATCGCCTTCACCCCGGACGATCTCGCGGTGGCCAAGGGAGGACCCGCCGAGCGAAGGCAGTGGCTCGATCGCGCGGTCTTCGCCCGCCGGCCGAGTCACCTCGAGGCCATCCGTCGCTACCGGCGCGCGGTCGCCTCGCGCAACCGGCTCCTGCGCGACGCGAAGCCAGGCCTCGAGCACGCGCTCGCCAGCTTCGATCCGGTGGTGGCGCAGGCCGGGGCCGAGGTGATCCAGGGCCGCCGCCAGGTCACCGACGAGCTCACCCTCCCGATGGTGCGCATCCTCGAGACCATCGTGGGCACGAAGGTCGAGGCGGCGATGGTCTACCGCTCCACCGCCGAGGAGGGGCAGGAGCCCAGCCGCGCCGCCGCCGAGCTCGAGGGACGCCTGATGGAGGCGCTGCGCCGCCACCGCGCCGAGGATCGCGCGCGCCGCCGCACCTGCGTGGGTCCGCACGTCGACGAGATCGAACTCTCCCTGCACGGCCGGCCGCTGCGCACCTACGGCAGCCAGGGCCAGCAGCGCAGCGTGGTGCTCGCCCTGAAGATCGCCGAGATCGAGAACCTCCAGGAGCGCGCCGGCGTCACGCCCCTCCTCCTCCTCGACGACATCTCCAGCGAGCTCGATCCGGAGCGCAACGCCCACCTCCTCGACTACCTCCAGCGCTTCCCCGGCCAGGCCCTGCTCACCACGACGGATCTCTCCCACCTCTCCCCCGCGCGACTTTCCGGCGCCCGGATCTTCCAGGTCGAGGAGGGGAGGGTGGAGCCGCGGGCCGAAGGCGGGAATCCTTCCTGA